The bacterium sequence TTTCGGCGCCATCGAACAGACCGGCGTACATCCGCGCGTCCTGGTGGATCCGGACCGAACCATCGGCGCCATCCGGGCTCACCACCAGGCGCAGGCGGCCACGCTTCTCGCTGTCGTCGAACCGCTTCTGCTCATAGCCCGGAGTGATGCCGGTGCGGTCGGGCAGGATCCAGATCTGCAGGAAATGGGTGGTGCCGTTGCTGTCGTAGTTGAACTCGGAATGGGTCACGCCGGTGCCGGCGCTCATCCGCTGCACTTCGCCGGGGGTGATGCTCTCGACATTGCCCATCGAGTCCTTGTGGCCCAGCGCGC is a genomic window containing:
- a CDS encoding pirin family protein; protein product: MITLRPAAERGHANHGWLDSWHSFSFAEYFDPDHVHWGPLRVINEDRVAAGQGFGTHGHRDMEIISYVLEGALGHKDSMGNVESITPGEVQRMSAGTGVTHSEFNYDSNGTTHFLQIWILPDRTGITPGYEQKRFDDSEKRGRLRLVVSPDGADGSVRIHQDARMYAGLFDGAE